DNA from Microbacterium sp. BLY:
CGTCAACGACACCGACCAGTACGACAACGGCAAGAAGGTCGTCCCGGCCTACCTGCTTCCGCCGGTCATCGTGACCAAGGAGAACGCGGCCGAGGCCTACGCCAACGTGCCGAGCCTCCTCGAGATCGTGAAGTCGTACGAGTAAGCCAGAGCACCGACGTCACGGATTCGCGTGACCCCGTCGTTCCCCGCGAATGACGCACAGGACGAGCCGTCCGGACCTTCGGGTCCGGGCGGCTCGTCCTCGTTCTGGGGCGTGGTCCTGCGTGGCCCTGTGCGATCGCTCCGCCACCGCCCGGGCGACTCAGCGGCGAGGACGAGGGCGAGAGCGAGGGCGCCGGCGAGAGCGACGGCGGAGGCGGACGGCCAGGCTCAGCGTCCGTCGGAGGGACAGGCCGAGGGCGAGCGCCGCCGCCGTCAGGACTGCGGCCACCGCGACGGGGGAGAGGGGACCGGCGCCGCTGGCGAGAGCGACTGCTCCCCACGCCGGCCCGATCACGGCGCCGATGTTCAGCGCGGCGGTCGCGTACGACCCTCCCATGGTCGGAGCTCCGGAGGCGGCGTACAGCACCCGGGTGATCAGCGTGCTGCCGACGCCGAACGACAGCACGCCCTGCACGAAGACGAGGGCCAGCAGTGCGATCGGCTGCGTCGCGACCGTCGCCAGGACGATCCAGCCGCCGAGCAGCAGCGGGGTGCCGATGGCGAGCAGTGCGGCGGCGTGGCGGTCCGCGAGGCGGCCTGCGATCGTCACTCCCGCGAACGAGCCGACGCCGAACAGCACCAGCGACACCGACACCGCCGCCGGGGGCAGGCCGGCGGTGTCGGTGACGACCGGTGCGAGGAAGGTGAAGACCGCGAACGTGCCCGCGTTGACCAGCGCCGCCAGGATCATCGTGAGCGCGAGGCGGGGTGTCGCGAGCAGAGCGAGTTCCGCCCGCAGGGACGGGGGTGTGGTCTCTCCGGCGCTGTCCCGAACGGTGTCTCGCCCGGCGGGCGTCGCGGTCGTCTGCGCGGCGATCGTGGCCGGGACGCCGCGGAGGACGCCGAGGAACGCGACGACGCAGAGGAGAGCCACGGCGGCGAAGGGTGCCCGCCAGGTCAGCGCGGTGCCGAGCAGGGCGCCGGCGGGGACGCCGACGATGGTCGCGATGGTCGTTCCCGAGAGCAGGACGGCGAGCGCGCGCCCGGTTCGCTCCCGGGGCACGAGGAGGGTGGCGGTGCGCAGGGCGACGGCGAGGAACCCCGCGTTCGCCAGAGCGCTGAGCACGCGGGTGGCGAGCAGGAGGTCGAACACCGAGGTCAGCGCGCCGACGATGTGGCAGAGGCCGAAGACGGCGAGGCAGGCGAGGAGGGTGCGGCGGGGCGGCCAGCTGCGGGCGAAGGCAGCCATCGTCGGGGCCCCGACGACCATGCCGACGGCGAAGGCGGACGTGAGCAGGCCGACCGTGCCGACAGGGATGTCGAGATCGGCGGACATCGCGGGGATGAGCCCCGCGAGCATGAATTCCGACGTGCCCATGACGAAGACCGCCAGGGCAAGGGCGTAGAGAGCGAACGGCATCGAGTTCTCCGAGGTGAGAGGGAAGAGGGACTTCTCGTCACCACGGTCAGCGCCCGTGTCACGGCGCGCGTCGGCCAGGACGGCGGACGGGGATCAGCGGAGCACGGGGCTGACGGTGTGACCGGCAGCCCCCGACCTGTCTGATTCGGGACTCGACATGTCTCCACTCTATGGGACGGTGCAGGTGCGGGTGCAGGTGCAGGTGCAGCCGGAGACACGCCCCGGGCCCGGGCGAGGGAACCGGCCTCACGGATTCCAGCTCTCGGGAAGGGGAGTCGTCGCCGGGAGAGCCGCACCCGGGCGGACGTCACCGGGCAGGCGCCAGCGGGGTAGACGTGACAAGAGAGTGGCATCGCCAGGGTGAGACATCGCCGGGGAAGCCGTCACCAATCGGGATCGTCGCCCGGGAGGCGCGACGGCACCCGGGGGTCACCCCCGGTCGAATCGGTGAACGTGACCGTGTGCGGCACCGGCGGCCGGTCGATGTACGTCCGTCCGGTCGGGCTCGTCCATTCGAGCACCCCGCCCGGGCGCTGTTCGACGTGCCACGGCGAGTGGTGTTTGAGCATGTGATGCCGTCGGCAGAAGGTCGCGAGGTTGTCGTGCGCGGTCTCGCCGCCGAGGGCGGCGTCGTGATTATGATCGAGGTCGCATTTCCGCGGCATCAGGCCGCAGCCGGGGAACCGGCATCGCTGATCGCGGGCCCGCAGGTGCCGGCGGAGGTCTTCGCTCGGCCGGTAGCGGTCGACGGCCAGCAGTGCACCGCTGATCGGGTGGGTGAGCACGCGGTCCCAGCCGCTCGCCGCTCCGGCGAGTCGGCGGGCCGTGGCCGGGTCGATGGGGACCACTCCGTCGAGTTCCGCGGGAAGCACCGGAGTCTCGGCCGACCCGCCGATCCGGTCGTCGTGCATGAGGCTGAGCACCGGCACCGTGACCTCGATCCGAGCCCGAAGCTCCGAGAGAAGCCCCGCTTCCGAATCGTGCCCCGCCGGAGCTCCCGTGAGGACGAGGTCAGCGAGCAGATCCGCGCGAAGCTGATCGATCGTCCTCTCATCGGAGGCGGAACCGGAAGCGGAAGCGGAGGCGGAGGCGGAACCGGAATCGGAGGCAGAACCGGAGCCGGAACCGGAACCGGAACCGGCGGCGGAGGCGGAACAAGAGCCAGACGCGCCGGCGTCAGCGTCCGCGGCGGTCGAGAGGGCGGCGCCACCCTCGGCGAGGGCCTGGCGCGCCGCGTGCCGCCGTGCCCGCGCGTTCTCCTCACGAACGGCATGCGCCATCTGCGAGAGCCGGTCGTACATGCCGTGCACGAGGGCAGCCGGTCCGCGGGCTCCGAGCTCGGCCATCCCGTCGTCGAGATCGGTCACCCAGATCCGCCGCAGCTCCCTGGCATCGCGGTGACGTTCGACGAGCGTGCGCTCCTGGAACCGGTCGGCCAGTCGCCGCACCTGGCGACGCACCCGGTTCGGCGACTCGACCGCGGCCACTTCGATCGCTTCGTCCGCGAAGCGGGCACGATCGTCGGGGTCTGTGAGGTGCGCCCCCGCCTCGACGATCACGCGCGCGTGTGCCCCGCTGATCCGCCCGGCGCCCTGCGCCTGCCACACCGCGGGAAACCGCTCGACCAGCCAGGAGGCATCGGACATCTTGCGCTCGATGGTGCGGTCGCTCACGCGTTGCGCGGCGCCGATCTCGGCCGCGACCGTGCGGATCGCCATGTCGCCGCCGTCCGGGTGCCGGGCCTGCCGCGCGATGTCGACCGCGAGGCGCCCCGCCATCGCGAGCAGCCCGTCCCGCGCGGCCTGCATGCTGCTCAGGGTCTTCTCCGCCGCCTCCAGTCCGGCCACCAGATCGGCGAGGATCGCGATCTGGGAGTCTGTGGCATCGAGCAGTGCGGGCATGACCTCAGTCCATCACCCACCACCGACATTCGAACGAAGATTCGAAGGAGTCTGGCCGAAAGTCTGATCACGAAAAGGTAACGAACGTGATTGACTGGCCCGGTGCTCCTGAACGTCATCGAAGCCGGGGAGGGCGACCGTGTCGCCGTGCTGCTGCACGGGATGATGGGGTCTGCCGAGAGTTGGCACCGCGTGGTCCCGCTGCTCGTGGAGCGGGGCTTCCGCGTGCTCGCCCTCGACCTGCCCGGCCACGGTCTCTCACCGCGTGATCCGGACCTCACGATCGAGTCGGCGGCGGATGCCGTCGTCGAGACCCTCGCGCAGCACCGGAGCCGCGCGGACGTGCACGCGGCGGACGGCCGCGCCCCGCTCGCCGTGGCCGTCGGCCACTCCTTCGGTGCCACGGTCCTGGCCGCCGCCGCACCTCGACTCGACCCGGCTCTCGCGGTCTACGTCGACGCGCCCCTGGCCCTCCAGGGCGGCCAGGAACGCGCCGCTCTCGTCGCGCGGTACGAACACGACCGCCGCACGCGGATGTCGCCCGCCGAACTGCGCCGGCTCCGTCCCTTCTATTCGGTGGACGACGCCGCGGTCGAGGCGCGCGCCGCCGCGCGGTTCGACCCCGCGACGGCCGCATCCGTCTCCTGCGGGGCGGACGGGCAGTGGTCCGCGGCACCCGGCTCCATCGTCGTCCGCGCGGAGCCCAGCGCCTGGGTCACCGACGAGGACGCGCGACGGTTCGAGCACGGCGGGGTGACGGTGCGCAGCATCCCCGGCGCCGCGCACACCGTGTGGCACAGCCACTTCGAGGTCTTCACCGCGGCGCTTCCGGAGATCTTCGCCCCATCGCTCGTCTGACCGGGAGACCGCGCGACGTGGCGCGACTACCCTGGAGAGGACATGGCACATCTTCTCGGGGCCGAAGCCCTGCACCTCGAATACCCGACCCGCGTCGTCTTCGACGCCGTGACCCTCGGCATCGAGGAGGGTGACCGCATCGGCATCGTCGGCCGCAACGGCGACGGCAAGTCGAGCCTGCTCGCCATGCTCGCCGGCCGGAAGGAGCCCGATTCCGGACGTGTGACGGTCCGGGGCGGCACCCGCATCGGGGTGCTCGACCAGGCCGACACGCTCCCCGACGACATCACCGTCGGTGCCGCGGTCGTCGGCGATCTCCCCGAGCACGAGTGGGCCGGCGATGCCCGCGTCCGCGACGTCATCGAGGGGCTGCTAACCGATCTGCCGTGGGACGCGGAGGTCGGCTCCCTTTCCGGCGGTCAGCGGCGTCGGGTGTCGCTCGCGAAGCTGCTGACCGGCGACTGGGACGTCATCGCGCTCGACGAGCCGACCAACCACCTCGACGTCGAGGCGATCACCTGGCTCGCCGGGCACCTCAAGAAGCGCTGGCCCGCGAACGCCGGCGCCCTCCTCGTCGTGACCCACGACCGGTGGTTCCTCGACGAGATCTGCACCGAGACGTGGGAGGTGCACGACCGCATCGTCGAGCCCTTCGAGGGCGGCTACGCGGCTTACATCCTGCAGCGGGTGGAGCGCGACCGGATGGCGGCGGCGACCGAGGCGAAGCGACAGAACCTCGCCCGCAAGGAGCTCGCCTGGCTGCGTCGCGGTGCTCCCGCCCGCACGAGCAAGCCGAAGTTCCGCATCGACGCGGCCAACGAACTCATCGCCGACGTGCCCGAGATCCGCGACAAGGTCTCCCTGCAGTCGCTCGCTGTCTCGCGGCTGGGCAAGGACGTCGTCGACCTCCTCGATGTCGGGGTGACGTACCCTTCGACAGGCTCAGGGACCCAGGCTTCGACAGGCTCAGGGACCCAGGCTTCGACGGGCTCAGGGGCCCAGCCGGGCAAGACGGTGCTGAAGGACGTCGAGTGGCGCATCGCGCCGGGGGAGCGCACCGGCATCCTCGGCGTGAACGGCGCGGGGAAGTCGACTCTCCTCGGCCTCATCTCGGGCACCGTCGAGCCGACGGAGGGGCGGATCAAGCGAGGGAAGACCGTGCAGGTGCGCACGCTCACCCAGCGCCTGGACGAACTCCTGCCGCACTGGAACGACCCGGTGCGCGTGGTCATCTCCGGTCTGCGCACGTCGTACACGCTCGGTGCGGGATCGAAGGCGCAGGACCTCACGCCCGGCCAGCTCCTGGAGCGGCTCGGATTCTCGTCCGCCCAGCTCTCCACCCCGGTGAAGGATCTGTCCGGTGGGCAGCAGCGGCGGCTGCAACTCCTGCTCGTCCTGCTCGACCAGCCGAACGTGCTCATCCTCGACGAGCCGACGAACGACATGGACACCGACATGCTCGCCGCGATCGAGGATCTCCTCGACTCCTGGTCGGGCACGCTCCTCGTCGTCAGCCACGACCGGTACTTCCTGGAGCGGGTGACGGATCAGCAGTATGCGATCCTTCCCGGTCCGGACGGCGCGGGGCGCCTCCGGCACCTCCCCGGCGGCGTCGACGAGTACCTGCGTCTGCGGCAGCGCGTCGAGAGCGGCCCCACCAAGTCGGCCGTCGCCGAGGCTCCGACGCCGAGCGGTCTCGACGGCGCGGCTCTCCGGGCGGCGCAGAAGGAGGCCGCCGCCCTCGAGCGCCGCATCCAGAAGCTCACCCAGCAGGTCGACGCGGCCAAGCACGCCCTCGCCGACCACGACCAGTCCGATTACGAGGGCCTTGGCGAGCGGATGAAGGCGATCACGGCACAGGAGGCCGAGATCGAAGAGCTGGAGCTGCGCTGGTTCGAGCTCACGGAGGAGATCGGCTGACGGAGGAATATCCTTCTCCCATGACTGTTGGGAGGTAGCGATGGAAGGCCTCGAAGTAACCGTCCTGCTCGGACTCACGATCCTCGTCGGAACCCTGATCGCCCCGCGCGTGCGTCTCGCGCTGCCCCTCGTCCTCGTCATCCTCGGTCTGCTGCTGGGGTTCATCCCGCCGCTGCGCGAGGTGCAGCTGCCACCGGAGACCGTGCTGCTGCTGTTCCTGCCGGTGATGCTCTTCTGGGAGAGTCTCACCACGTCGCTCCGGTCGATCCGGCGCGACTTCCGCTACATCGTTCCGATGAGCACCCTGCTCGTCGTGGCCTCCGCGTTCGCCGTCGCCGGCATCGGGGTGCTGTTCGGCATGCCCTGGGAGATCGCGCTGCTCCTCGGCGCTGCGGTCGCTCCTCCGGACGCCACGGCGGTCGCCGCGCTGGGGCGGCTGCTCCCGAGACGCATGTTCATGAAGCTCAAGGCGGAGAGCCTCACCAACGACGGCACGGCGCTGGTGCTCTACGCGATCGCCGTGTCGCTGG
Protein-coding regions in this window:
- a CDS encoding alpha/beta fold hydrolase; translation: MLLNVIEAGEGDRVAVLLHGMMGSAESWHRVVPLLVERGFRVLALDLPGHGLSPRDPDLTIESAADAVVETLAQHRSRADVHAADGRAPLAVAVGHSFGATVLAAAAPRLDPALAVYVDAPLALQGGQERAALVARYEHDRRTRMSPAELRRLRPFYSVDDAAVEARAAARFDPATAASVSCGADGQWSAAPGSIVVRAEPSAWVTDEDARRFEHGGVTVRSIPGAAHTVWHSHFEVFTAALPEIFAPSLV
- a CDS encoding HNH endonuclease signature motif containing protein; translated protein: MPALLDATDSQIAILADLVAGLEAAEKTLSSMQAARDGLLAMAGRLAVDIARQARHPDGGDMAIRTVAAEIGAAQRVSDRTIERKMSDASWLVERFPAVWQAQGAGRISGAHARVIVEAGAHLTDPDDRARFADEAIEVAAVESPNRVRRQVRRLADRFQERTLVERHRDARELRRIWVTDLDDGMAELGARGPAALVHGMYDRLSQMAHAVREENARARRHAARQALAEGGAALSTAADADAGASGSCSASAAGSGSGSGSGSASDSGSASASASASGSASDERTIDQLRADLLADLVLTGAPAGHDSEAGLLSELRARIEVTVPVLSLMHDDRIGGSAETPVLPAELDGVVPIDPATARRLAGAASGWDRVLTHPISGALLAVDRYRPSEDLRRHLRARDQRCRFPGCGLMPRKCDLDHNHDAALGGETAHDNLATFCRRHHMLKHHSPWHVEQRPGGVLEWTSPTGRTYIDRPPVPHTVTFTDSTGGDPRVPSRLPGDDPDW
- a CDS encoding Cmx/CmrA family chloramphenicol efflux MFS transporter, whose protein sequence is MPFALYALALAVFVMGTSEFMLAGLIPAMSADLDIPVGTVGLLTSAFAVGMVVGAPTMAAFARSWPPRRTLLACLAVFGLCHIVGALTSVFDLLLATRVLSALANAGFLAVALRTATLLVPRERTGRALAVLLSGTTIATIVGVPAGALLGTALTWRAPFAAVALLCVVAFLGVLRGVPATIAAQTTATPAGRDTVRDSAGETTPPSLRAELALLATPRLALTMILAALVNAGTFAVFTFLAPVVTDTAGLPPAAVSVSLVLFGVGSFAGVTIAGRLADRHAAALLAIGTPLLLGGWIVLATVATQPIALLALVFVQGVLSFGVGSTLITRVLYAASGAPTMGGSYATAALNIGAVIGPAWGAVALASGAGPLSPVAVAAVLTAAALALGLSLRRTLSLAVRLRRRSRRRPRSRPRPRR
- a CDS encoding ABC-F family ATP-binding cassette domain-containing protein; amino-acid sequence: MAHLLGAEALHLEYPTRVVFDAVTLGIEEGDRIGIVGRNGDGKSSLLAMLAGRKEPDSGRVTVRGGTRIGVLDQADTLPDDITVGAAVVGDLPEHEWAGDARVRDVIEGLLTDLPWDAEVGSLSGGQRRRVSLAKLLTGDWDVIALDEPTNHLDVEAITWLAGHLKKRWPANAGALLVVTHDRWFLDEICTETWEVHDRIVEPFEGGYAAYILQRVERDRMAAATEAKRQNLARKELAWLRRGAPARTSKPKFRIDAANELIADVPEIRDKVSLQSLAVSRLGKDVVDLLDVGVTYPSTGSGTQASTGSGTQASTGSGAQPGKTVLKDVEWRIAPGERTGILGVNGAGKSTLLGLISGTVEPTEGRIKRGKTVQVRTLTQRLDELLPHWNDPVRVVISGLRTSYTLGAGSKAQDLTPGQLLERLGFSSAQLSTPVKDLSGGQQRRLQLLLVLLDQPNVLILDEPTNDMDTDMLAAIEDLLDSWSGTLLVVSHDRYFLERVTDQQYAILPGPDGAGRLRHLPGGVDEYLRLRQRVESGPTKSAVAEAPTPSGLDGAALRAAQKEAAALERRIQKLTQQVDAAKHALADHDQSDYEGLGERMKAITAQEAEIEELELRWFELTEEIG